Proteins co-encoded in one Siniperca chuatsi isolate FFG_IHB_CAS linkage group LG11, ASM2008510v1, whole genome shotgun sequence genomic window:
- the cdt1 gene encoding DNA replication factor Cdt1 isoform X1, whose translation MSQARVTDFFSQRKKGVAGPVKRAKRRSSTAAPSSRSRASKNKGAFFCSSSVHEEFVRVIDEAVGLNDGQSAISSTAKDSPSSPRTPTRTSADTEFDLGAAVFSATADHSTAKKRRQVEAVRDANANAAAAATTKKARKKLVLPQDTPQASAQPQTQPPPREGAQRPPAAAAAVSALSPENQVNSRSPGGQASKALCKEGIATLKSRLQRIKKQAEEITSAASSASVSTSSSFASPPGSAPNSTTPPVSKTTTSPTSDAKSLRFTVARASELAAKAQRRKEEREAEESKQGGTRSQDSTEQPAYQRYHTLAQAAPPGLSLPYQYKVLAEMFRSMDTVVSMLYNRCETATFAKIKQGVQDMMHKRFEESHVGQIKTVFPEAYTFRQEKNIPTFNSSVKKGSYQLTVEPVILSDQNETRPVLSASRLLERRRVFHLNLVSIVKQHHKVFLSSLVPLVSVPEDKLTRWHPRFNVDTVPAVQTSSLPQPPHTERLATAQEVLDKARSLITPKMEKALVSLALKTEDKAAESKGPTAPPASAPSAAPAAQVPTALKGVSQSLLDRIRAKEAQKLQAAMTRNPTQEECLLMMSRLPELARILRNVFVAEKKPALTMEVACNRMVASYRSALSTGEMEKHIRLLAEVAADWLTIHPIRKDFYLKLNKNMELSIVVDKLSSRLREEERL comes from the exons ATGTCTCAGGCTCGAGTCACTGATTTCTTCTCCCAGAGAAAGAAAGGCGTCGCCGGTCCGGTGAAACGAGCCAAGCGGCGCAGCAGCACTGCGGCTCCCAGCTCGCGCTCAAGAGCCTCTAAAAACAAAGGCGCTTTCTTTTGTTCCTCCTCCGTCCATGAAGAGTTTGTCCGGGTTATCGACGAGGCAGTGGGGCTAAACGATGGACAGTCTGCCATCAGCAGCACCGCGAAAGATTCCCCCTCCAGTCCCCGGACACCAACGCGGACCTCGGCTGACACAGAGTTTGACCTCGGGGCGGCCGTGTTTTCAGCCACCGCCGACCACAGCACGGCCAAGAAGAGGCGGCAAGTGGAGGCCGTTAGAGACGCTAACGCTAACGCTGCAGCGGCAGCAACGACGAAGAAGGCCAGGAAGAAACTGGTCCTCCCTCAAGACACACCACAG GCTTCAGCCCAGCCCCAGACCCAGCCCCCGCCCAGGGAGGGGGCCCAGCGGCCCCCAGCTGCAGCAGCCGCCGTGTCTGCACTCAGCCCTGAGAACCAAGTCAACAGCAGGAGCCCTGGAGGACAGGCCAGCAAG gCTCTGTGCAAAGAAGGCATTGCAACCCTGAAGTCTCGCCTTCAGAGGATCAAGAAACAGGCAGAGGAAATAACCAGCGCTGCTTCCTCTGCTTCCGTTTCCACGTCGTCCTCTTTCGCCTCTCCCCCTGGTTCAGCACCTAACAGTACTACCCCGCCTGTCTCCAAAACCACCACGTCCCCCACCTCTGATGCTAAGTCCCTCAGGTTCACTGTAGCGCGAGCCAGTGAGCTCGCAGCTAAagctcagaggaggaaggaggagagagaggccGAGGAGAGCAAGCAGGGTGGGACACGAAGCCAGGACAG TACTGAGCAACCAGCATACCAGCGGTACCACACCCTCGCCCAGGCGGCCCCCCCGGGCCTCTCCCTGCCATACCAGTACAAGGTGCTGGCTGAGATGTTCAGGAGTATGGACACTGTGGTCTCCATGCTGTACAACCGCTGTGAGACAGCTACCTTCGCCAAGATCAAACAGGGAGTTCAGGACATGATGCACAA GCGGTTTGAGGAGAGCCACGTGGGGCAGATAAAGACAGTGTTTCCTGAAGCCTACACATTTAGACAGGAGAAGAACATCCCAACCTTCAACAGCAGCGTTAAGAAGGGCAGCTACCAGCTCACCGTGGAGCCCGTCATCCTCTCTG ACCAGAATGAAACTCGTCCTGTCCTGTCAGCCTCTCGTCTCCTGGAGAGGAGACGCGTCTTCCACCTGAACCTGGTCTCCATCGTCAAACAGCACCACAAG gtcttccTGTCCTCGTTGGTTCCTCTGGTGTCTGTTCCAGAAGACAAGCTGACCCGCTGGCACCCTCGCTTCAATGTGGACACTGTGCCAGCCGTCCAGACTAGCTCCCTCCCCCAGCCTCCTCATACTGAGAGACTGGCCACAGCTCAGGAGGTGCTGGACAAGGCCCGCTCACTCATCACGCCCAAG ATGGAGAAGGCTCTGGTTTCTCTGGCTCTGAAGACCGAAGATAAAGCTGCGGAGAGTAAAGGGCCAACGGCCCCCCCAGCGTCCGCTCCGTCAGCTGCCCCTGCAGCTCAGGTCCCAACTGCCCTGAAAGGAGTGTCCCAGTCCCTGCTGGACAGG ATTCGGGCAAAGGAGGCCCAGAAGCTCCAGGCAGCCATGACTCGAAACCCCACCCAGGAGGAGTGCCTGCTGATGATGTCGCGGCTCCCCGAGCTGGCCAGGATTCTCCGCAACGTTTTTGTTGCAGAGAAGAAACCTGCTCTGACAATGGAAGTGGCCTGTAACAGGATGGTGGCCAGCTACAGGTCTGCTCTCAGCACAG GTGAAATGGAGAAACACATCCGTCTGCTGGCAGAAGtggctgctgattggctgactaTTCATCCAATCAGGAAGGACTTCTACCTGAAGTTGAACAAGAACATGGAGCTCAGCATTGTTGTGGACAAACTGAGCAGCAGACTccgagaggaggagagactctGA
- the cdt1 gene encoding DNA replication factor Cdt1 isoform X2: MSQARVTDFFSQRKKGVAGPVKRAKRRSSTAAPSSRSRASKNKGAFFCSSSVHEEFVRVIDEAVGLNDGQSAISSTAKDSPSSPRTPTRTSADTEFDLGAAVFSATADHSTAKKRRQVEAVRDANANAAAAATTKKARKKLVLPQDTPQALCKEGIATLKSRLQRIKKQAEEITSAASSASVSTSSSFASPPGSAPNSTTPPVSKTTTSPTSDAKSLRFTVARASELAAKAQRRKEEREAEESKQGGTRSQDSTEQPAYQRYHTLAQAAPPGLSLPYQYKVLAEMFRSMDTVVSMLYNRCETATFAKIKQGVQDMMHKRFEESHVGQIKTVFPEAYTFRQEKNIPTFNSSVKKGSYQLTVEPVILSDQNETRPVLSASRLLERRRVFHLNLVSIVKQHHKVFLSSLVPLVSVPEDKLTRWHPRFNVDTVPAVQTSSLPQPPHTERLATAQEVLDKARSLITPKMEKALVSLALKTEDKAAESKGPTAPPASAPSAAPAAQVPTALKGVSQSLLDRIRAKEAQKLQAAMTRNPTQEECLLMMSRLPELARILRNVFVAEKKPALTMEVACNRMVASYRSALSTGEMEKHIRLLAEVAADWLTIHPIRKDFYLKLNKNMELSIVVDKLSSRLREEERL; encoded by the exons ATGTCTCAGGCTCGAGTCACTGATTTCTTCTCCCAGAGAAAGAAAGGCGTCGCCGGTCCGGTGAAACGAGCCAAGCGGCGCAGCAGCACTGCGGCTCCCAGCTCGCGCTCAAGAGCCTCTAAAAACAAAGGCGCTTTCTTTTGTTCCTCCTCCGTCCATGAAGAGTTTGTCCGGGTTATCGACGAGGCAGTGGGGCTAAACGATGGACAGTCTGCCATCAGCAGCACCGCGAAAGATTCCCCCTCCAGTCCCCGGACACCAACGCGGACCTCGGCTGACACAGAGTTTGACCTCGGGGCGGCCGTGTTTTCAGCCACCGCCGACCACAGCACGGCCAAGAAGAGGCGGCAAGTGGAGGCCGTTAGAGACGCTAACGCTAACGCTGCAGCGGCAGCAACGACGAAGAAGGCCAGGAAGAAACTGGTCCTCCCTCAAGACACACCACAG gCTCTGTGCAAAGAAGGCATTGCAACCCTGAAGTCTCGCCTTCAGAGGATCAAGAAACAGGCAGAGGAAATAACCAGCGCTGCTTCCTCTGCTTCCGTTTCCACGTCGTCCTCTTTCGCCTCTCCCCCTGGTTCAGCACCTAACAGTACTACCCCGCCTGTCTCCAAAACCACCACGTCCCCCACCTCTGATGCTAAGTCCCTCAGGTTCACTGTAGCGCGAGCCAGTGAGCTCGCAGCTAAagctcagaggaggaaggaggagagagaggccGAGGAGAGCAAGCAGGGTGGGACACGAAGCCAGGACAG TACTGAGCAACCAGCATACCAGCGGTACCACACCCTCGCCCAGGCGGCCCCCCCGGGCCTCTCCCTGCCATACCAGTACAAGGTGCTGGCTGAGATGTTCAGGAGTATGGACACTGTGGTCTCCATGCTGTACAACCGCTGTGAGACAGCTACCTTCGCCAAGATCAAACAGGGAGTTCAGGACATGATGCACAA GCGGTTTGAGGAGAGCCACGTGGGGCAGATAAAGACAGTGTTTCCTGAAGCCTACACATTTAGACAGGAGAAGAACATCCCAACCTTCAACAGCAGCGTTAAGAAGGGCAGCTACCAGCTCACCGTGGAGCCCGTCATCCTCTCTG ACCAGAATGAAACTCGTCCTGTCCTGTCAGCCTCTCGTCTCCTGGAGAGGAGACGCGTCTTCCACCTGAACCTGGTCTCCATCGTCAAACAGCACCACAAG gtcttccTGTCCTCGTTGGTTCCTCTGGTGTCTGTTCCAGAAGACAAGCTGACCCGCTGGCACCCTCGCTTCAATGTGGACACTGTGCCAGCCGTCCAGACTAGCTCCCTCCCCCAGCCTCCTCATACTGAGAGACTGGCCACAGCTCAGGAGGTGCTGGACAAGGCCCGCTCACTCATCACGCCCAAG ATGGAGAAGGCTCTGGTTTCTCTGGCTCTGAAGACCGAAGATAAAGCTGCGGAGAGTAAAGGGCCAACGGCCCCCCCAGCGTCCGCTCCGTCAGCTGCCCCTGCAGCTCAGGTCCCAACTGCCCTGAAAGGAGTGTCCCAGTCCCTGCTGGACAGG ATTCGGGCAAAGGAGGCCCAGAAGCTCCAGGCAGCCATGACTCGAAACCCCACCCAGGAGGAGTGCCTGCTGATGATGTCGCGGCTCCCCGAGCTGGCCAGGATTCTCCGCAACGTTTTTGTTGCAGAGAAGAAACCTGCTCTGACAATGGAAGTGGCCTGTAACAGGATGGTGGCCAGCTACAGGTCTGCTCTCAGCACAG GTGAAATGGAGAAACACATCCGTCTGCTGGCAGAAGtggctgctgattggctgactaTTCATCCAATCAGGAAGGACTTCTACCTGAAGTTGAACAAGAACATGGAGCTCAGCATTGTTGTGGACAAACTGAGCAGCAGACTccgagaggaggagagactctGA